One region of Solea senegalensis isolate Sse05_10M linkage group LG14, IFAPA_SoseM_1, whole genome shotgun sequence genomic DNA includes:
- the gadd45ab gene encoding growth arrest and DNA-damage-inducible, alpha, b: MCNMTVEENSADHSSQRMVSVAEALEEVLTSALPQNCITVGVYEAAKSLNADPDNVVLCLLATDGEEEDVALQIHFTLIQAFCCENDINILRVSNMRRLAEILGGGKPMEEPMDLHCVLVTNPQSLLWKDPALSKVNRFCRESRCLDQWVPVINLPD, translated from the exons ATGTGCAACATGACTGTTGAAGAAAACAGCGCAGATCATTCTTCACAGAG gaTGGTGTCGGTGGCTGAAGCGTTAGAGGAGGTGCTGACCTCTGCCTTGCCTCAGAATTGCATCACGGTTGGAGTCTACGAGGCTGCGAAGTCACTCAACGC CGATCCAGACAACGTGGTGTTGTGTCTGCTGGCCACAGAcggcgaggaggaggacgtgGCTCTGCAGATCCATTTCACCCTAATCCAGGCGTTCTGCTGCGAAAATGACATCAACATCCTGCGAGTGAGCAACATGAGACGTCTAGCAGAAATCCTGGGTGGAGGGAAACCCATGGAGGAGCCCATGGACCTGCACTGTGTTCTAGTTACT AACCCTCAGTCGTTGCTGTGGAAAGATCCTGCACTGAGCAAAGTCAACAGATTCTGCAGAGAGAGTCGCTGCTTGGATCAGTGGGTGCCCGTCATTAACCTGCCCGACTGA
- the znf648 gene encoding zinc finger protein 648, with protein MEEEMSLAKEQHQARLSDVENESDADVMNSPSESSDYGIIYLNPQTPNWSLVEKFANLPGDGPGEKMMGLCNDQGHHVQVLSRCKETLPNDAIHIFNGMFLEATQKNCFKNLKTNQVRKDVSPKTKVSKMEAELEENSPGGCENKNEKKRVKSPPVKKLHKKQENDKIPRLLVAMKKREADTQHRPFKCRQCHWAFKKLSNLQSHLQTHSGLKPHVCDICGKAYSHQGTLQQHKRLHTGERPYHCPFCVKTYIWSSDYRKHIRTHTGEKPYVCDSCGKDFIRSSDLRKHERNLHTNNKPFPCRHCGKTFYKPLSLKRHERKHLGERPFSCPDCGKTFTLPSRLEEHRKVHTGVRPFVCSVCSKCFTKSSNLAEHEAIHSGVQPFKCEECGVAFAMASRLVRHQYVHNKGKPLQCTGCSKNFSQPNMLKLHQEQTCVGRIFVCVTCHKSFKCAAKLAQHMLRHSDVSSGV; from the coding sequence ATGGAGGAGGAAATGTCTCTTGCAAAAGAACAACACCAAGCAAGACTTTCAGATGTGGAGAATGAAAGTGATGCTGATGTGATGAACTCACCTTCAGAGAGCAGTGACTATGGAATCATTTACCTGAACCCTCAAACACCAAACTGGTCTCTGGTGGAGAAGTTTGCCAACCTTCCAGGAGACGGTCCAGGAGAGAAAATGATGGGATTGTGTAATGACCAAGGCCACCATGTTCAAGTATTGTCACGGTGCAAGGAAACTCTTCCAAATGATGCAATCCACATATTTAatggcatgtttttggaggCAACTCAAAAGAATTGTTTCAAAAACCTCAAGACCAACCAAGTGCGAAAGGACGTCTCACCCAAAACGAAGGTGTCTAAGATGGAAGCTGAGCTAGAGGAAAATTCTCCAGGTGGATGTGAGAACAAGAATGAAAAGAAGAGAGTGAAAAGTCCACCTGTGAAGAAATTGcataaaaaacaggaaaatgacaaGATTCCTCGACTTTTGGTGGCAATGAAAAAGCGTGAAGCCGACACACAGCACCGTCCCTTCAAGTGTCGGCAATGTCACTGggcctttaagaagctgagcaaTCTGCAGAGTCACTTACAAACTCACTCTGGCCTCAAGCCACATGTGTGTGACATATGTGGCAAAGCTTACTCCCATCAAGGCACACTACAGCAGCACAAGCGTCTGCACACCGGTGAAAGACCGTACCACTGCCCTTTCTGTGTCAAGACCTACATTTGGTCCTCAGATTACCGCAAGCACATACGCACTCACACTGGTGAGAAACCGTATGTCTGTGACTCCTGCGGGAAGGATTTCATCCGCTCGTCTGACCTGCGCAAGCACGAGCGGAACTTGCACACGAACAACAAGCCCTTCCCGTGCAGGCACTGTGGCAAGACCTTCTACAAACCACTCTCCCTGAAGCGCCATGAGCGGAAGCACCTGGGGGAGCGGCCTTTCTCCTGCCCTGACTGTGGGAAGACGTTTACCCTTCCAAGTCGTTTGGAGGAGCACCGCAAGGTCCACACAGGTGTGCGTCCGTTCGTCTGCTCCGTGTGCTCCAAGTGCTTCACTAAGTCCTCCAACCTGGCCGAGCACGAGGCCATCCACAGCGGAGTGCAACCGTTCAAGTGTGAGGAGTGTGGTGTGGCATTTGCCATGGCCTCCCGCCTCGTTCGTCACCAGTACGTCCACAACAAGGGGAAACCGCTGCAGTGCACTGGCTGCAGCAAGAACTTCAGCCAGCCAAACATGTTGAAGCTTCACCAGGAGCAAACCTGCGTCGGGAGAATCTTTGTCTGTGTGACGTGTCACAAATCGTTCAAGTGTGCAGCAAAGCTAGCTCAGCACATGCTGCGCCACAGCGACGTGAGCAGCGGAGTCTGA
- the LOC122781197 gene encoding TOG array regulator of axonemal microtubules protein 2-like: protein MTKPTDKGETMVPAPPNVPQTKMIKAIPKLFKHTARAVSKPRKKPVTGSVYKPRTSTVRKELQPLLNPVESLSHCLQQMSSDDWRKKIIGMKIIQALTLHHPQTLKTKLHQVCSVLIQEVKNLRSAVACEAISTVGGLYVNLQTAMDQEVERTGKALLLSMAQNRAAFCKKQTSLALDAMVKNCSLTQIVNVLLNTGLMHPHAVVRASMAQHLHQVVERVGAARILTTERSFTDPFLRAVAKMSMDAAPDVRHHGQLMFQEMARQRDFMRQWEKIRPEDERLQLIKIINKVRRVKNGDSQSRLV, encoded by the exons ATGACTAAACCCACAGATAAAG GTGAGACTATGGTTCCAGCACCTCCCAATGTTCCTCAAACAAAGATGATAAAAGCTATACCTAAGCTGTTCAAGCACACTGCAAGGGCTGTTAGTAAACCAA gGAAGAAGCCTGTGACGGGGAGTGTCTACAAACCCAGGACTTCAACTGTCAGAAAAGagcttcagccactgctgaacCCTGTGGAGAGCCTGTCTCACTGCCTGCAGCAGATGTCCTCAGATGACTG GAGGAAGAAAATCATTGGGATGAAAATTATTCAGGCTCTGACACTGCATCACCCACAGACCCTGAAGACCAAACTCCACCAAGTGTGTTCAGTCCTCATTCAGGAG GTGAAAAACCTGCGCTCTGCAGTGGCCTGTGAAGCCATCTCCACTGTGGGTGGCCTTTACGTGAACCTCCAGACTGCCATGGACCAAGAGGTAGAGCGCACCGGCAAAGCCCTGCTGTTGTCAATGGCACAAAACAGAGCGGCCTTTTGTAAAAAGCAGACCAGTCTGGCCCTGGACGCCATGGTGAAaaactgcagcctcacacaAATCGTCAATGTTCTGCTAAACACGGGGCTGAT GCACCCTCATGCTGTGGTACGAGCGAGCATGGCCCAGCACCTGCACCAGGTGGTCGAAAGAGTCGGAGCTGCTCGCATCTTGACCACAGAGAGGAGCTTCACAGATCCATTCCTCAGAGCTGTTGCTAAAATGTCTATGGATGCAGCTCCAGATGTGAG GCACCATGGACAACTAATGTTCCAGGAAATGGCTCGACAAAGGGACTTTATGAGACAGTGGGAGAAGATCAGACCAGAAGACGAAAGGTTACAACTgattaaaattataaataagGTTCGAAGAGTTAAAAATGGAGACTCACAGTCCAGACTTGTATGA
- the LOC122781189 gene encoding interferon-induced protein with tetratricopeptide repeats 1-like, which produces MMSSAQRESVLEAKLEALQCHFTWDLDFSRSKLLRIRDKLQDIGTEEGYSWLGHIYNLQGHIHFQLGCTTGARRFFSRAAEAFRQIRNTVTDEGPWLVVNYSNLAWLNYHEGERAESQACLLKVEALMREYPSPWQGELHPEVYAEKAWTLMKYSRDHKLLAADYFHTAIRMQPDMKEWQTSHMLAVVNAFKHSNNKVRADILDKMKIAKDHDPENLYLAALYLEACATNEQNIVEEARALAHRVLIKPVSSYSGIKPLLRLYRTYVSMDEAIDLAEGALERHPDERYLKKCAAVCYKMRILLHRDTPVERSMVERAISLYREVISLYPDSSLKSKISLATIYAHSNHSPTAAEQIYKKLLDSDMDAKAAQMVYNFYAKHLHLFQKESYRSIEFHMRAAAIPQLSFFRENSISILERIRDRNRNRMCGEIAEFLAELKL; this is translated from the exons ATGATGAG TTCTGCTCAGAGGGAAAGCGTGCTGGAGGCCAAACTGGAGGCCCTGCAGTGTCACTTCACCTGGGATCTGGACTTCAGCAGGTCCAAACTTTTACGAATCAGGGACAAGTTGCAGGACATCGGCACCGAGGAGGGATACAGCTGGCTGGGCCATATATACAACCTGCAGGGCCACATCCACTTCCAGCTGGGTTGCACCACTGGTGCCAGGCGTTTCTTCAGCAGGGCTGCCGAGGCCTTCCGCCAGATTAGAAACACCGTCACAGACGAGGGTCCCTGGCTGGTGGTGAACTACAGTAATCTGGCTTGGCTGAACTACCatgaaggagagagagcagagagtcaGGCCTGTCTGTTGAAGGTCGAGGCCCTGATGAGAGAATATCCATCTCCATGGCAGGGCGAGCTGCATCCAGAGGTCTACGCTGAGAAAGCCTGGACTCTGATGAAGTACAGCAGAGACCACAAGCTGCTGGCTGCTGATTACTTCCACACAGCCATCAGGATGCAGCCGGACATGAAAGAGTGGCAGACCAGCCACATGCTGGCAGTAGTTAATGCctttaaacacagcaacaacaaagtcAGGGCTGACATCttggacaaaatgaaaatagCAAAGGACCACGATCCAGAGAACTTGTACCTTGCTGCTCTCTACCTTGAAGCGTGCGccacaaatgaacaaaacattGTAGAGGAAGCGCGTGCGTTGGCCCACAGAGTCTTGATCAAACCCGTTAGCAGCTACAGTGGTATCAAACCATTACTTAGGCTGTACAGAACGTACGTATCTATGGATGAGGCTATTGATTTGGCAGAGGGGGCTCTGGAAAGGCATCCAGACGAGCGTTACCTGAAAAAGTGTGCTGCGGTCTGCTACAAAATGAGAATCCTTTTACACAGGGACACTCCTGTGGAACGAAGCATGGTTGAAAGAGCCATCAGCCTCTACAGGGAGGTGATTTCCCTTTACCCTGACTCGTCACTGAAGAGTAAAATATCCCTTGCAACCATATATGCACATTCAAATCACAGCCCAACTGCAGCCGAGCAGATCTATAAAAAACTGCTCGACAGTGACATGGATGCCAAAGCGGCTCAAATGGTTTACAACTTCTATGCAAAGCATTTACATTTGTTCCAGAAGGAGAGCTACAGGTCTATAGAATTCCACATGAGGGCAGCAGCGATTCCCCAACTCTCTTTCTTCAGGGAGAACAGCATCAGTATCCTGGAGAGGATCAGAGACAGGAACAGAAACCGAATGTGTGGAGAAATAGCCGAGTTTCTGGCTGAACTTAAACTCTAA